DNA from Aureimonas sp. AU20:
TATCGGCAAAGAGCGACGCGGTTCTTGTTCGGCGACGTCCCGGGCTTCGAACTGGCTGTAGCGTAGGTCCGCTGACGATCCAGACTCCTTCATCCGGGCGGAGCCTTCCCGCTTGTTTCGACTGGAAACGGACTATCGGCTTTTCATCCTTCTTCGCCATCTGTCGACCCGGGTGAATCGGGCCGATAGCGGACCGGCGGCTTTCGGGTTGATCGAGTAGAAAGCTGCCGGTCCGAAAACGACCTTTCATCGCCGTTCTCGAGCTTGCTGCTTCGCTTTGGAACCGGACGTTCGCAGCGAGACGCGGGAGCAGCTATGGTTCTTGAGATGATGAGTCCTCGACCCTGGTTGGGAGGGGCACATGAGGGTCGTGTGGACGCTGCGATCCGTAGGTTCGGAACGCTGTCCTTTCGCCGGGTCGAGCGCTTGATGCAGACGGAAGGTATCTGACCCCTTTCGCGCCATTCCTTTGAAATCGGATGCCGCTCGCAAAGCGCGCATTCGACGCCGTCTTCCCGTTCACCTCACCGCAGGAACGTGATCGGCTTGAAGCGGACAGCCGATCGTTGCGACCTCACCATGGGTGCCATTCGCGACGCCAGTAAGGTCGAAGGCACCAGCGTCAGATGGTCTGACCGCCCGAAACCTTAGTGCGTCGGCCATTGACCCAACGGTTTTTGTGCCCGAGGAGGCCGGCAACCATGGGTCCGATATTATTGGGCAAGCCGAGACCGCCGAGTGCCGTAATGTTGATGAAGGCAAAGCTGTGGTGGGGAGCGTCGCGAACCGCAGGGCCAGGGCATTCGGCTTAGATCGCTCCAACACGAGCATGAAGGCTCGGAGAGAGCGGAGATCCCCACAGGCCGTACAGGCCCTATGGGTACCCCGCACCGGCAAGCGCCGGATTCTCTACAATCCGATTGACAAACTTCCCCTTCTTGAGCCGTAATCACTTTAGATGATTGTCAGCAATCATCGATCGCAACCGTGATGACGCGACTCTCCGGTGGCGATCGTGCAACTCTGCAACCATGAAATCTCGGAAGGATCACGCCGGTGGTGACGAAGTTCGGAATAGCTATTCGGCCGATCCTGGCTGCGGGAATGCTGGTGGCCGGCTCCGCCGTCGCAGCGCAGGCGGCCTGTCCGACGGCGCCCGCATCCCTGGTATCCGACGGAACCTTGACGGTCGGCATCCTGCCCGGCGGCCCGCCGATGGGCTTCCTCGACGGCAGTCAGCCGAAGGGCTTTGACATCGATCTCGCCGCGGCCATCGCCGAGAAGATGTGCCTGAAGGTCGCCTACGTCGCGACCCCGTTCGCAGGCATGTTCCCCGCGATGGACTCGAAGAAGTACGACACCATCTCGGCCAGCATCGGTATCACCGACGCGCGCAAGCAGAAGTACGACTTCGTGCCGGTCTTCAAGGGCGGCTTGCGCCTCGTCGTGAACCAGAACGACCCCGTACGCTTCAAGACCGAATCCGACGTGTGCGGCCATGCGGTAGCGCTCGTGGCGGGCTCGACGCAGATGGCGGCGCTGGAGCGCGTGAAGAGCAAATGCCCCGCCGACAAGCCGATGGAGATGAAGGTCTTCACCAACCAGACCGAAGCGCTCAACGAGGTCGCCAAGAAGGCGGTCAGCGCCGCCTACGTGGATTGGCCGCTCGCAGCCTACGTCGTGCAGCAGCGCCCGAACGATTTCGTGGAGGCCAGCCCGGTCCTCAGCGGGAAGGGGCCGAACACCCAGCGCAACCGCAACGGACTGGTCGTGCGCAAGGGCGAAACGCAGATGCACGATGCACTCGCCGCCGCGTTCGACACCGTCCTGGCGGATGGTGAGTACGACGCACTCCTGAAGAAGTGGAACCTCACCGACGGCGACATCCGAGTCGAGAACGACTGAGTCTCGCGGCCTGGAGCCGGCGCAGCCGGCCTGCGTCGCCCTACCCCTCCCGTTCGCCGGACGCCGCCTCCTTCTTCACGACACGATCGGCCAGAGGCCTGATCGACCGACGGTTCGTCGTCGGCCGCTGCGGAGCTTTCCCCATGAATTTCGACGCTGCTTATTTCTGGAGCCTCCTGTTCTCGACGACCTTCGTGGAGCCTGCGCTGACGGTGGTCTGGATCGCGGCGGTCTCCATGGTGATCGGCACCCTGATCGGAACGCTCGGCGGTATCGTCCTGACGTCACCCTTGCCGATCCTGCGCCGGATCGTCAGCGGATACGTCATGACGATCCGGGGCATTCCGGTGCTCGTGCAGATCGTGTTCTGGTACAACGGGCTTCCGGCGCTGACGGGTGGGGCGATCAACCTTCCGGCGGTGGCGGCCGGCATCATCGCGCTCGGCATCAACGAAGGCGCCTATATGTCGGAGATCGTGCGGTCCGGGATTCAGTCCGTGGAACGCGGCCAGCGGGAAGCCTCGCAAGCGCTCAGCCTCGGCTACCGGTCGATGATGACGAAGGTGATCCTGCCCCAAGCGGTGCGGATCGCCATTCCACCCGCAGGCAATCAGGTCATCAACCTCATCAAGAACACTTCGCTCCTGTTCACGATCGCGATTCCCGAAATCTTCGCGACGGGCACCAACCTGTTCAGCATGAACTTCAAGTATTTCGAGGTCATCGCCGTCGTCGCCATCTGGTATCTCGGGCTTGCGCTTCTCTACGGCCTCCTGCAGCGCGCAATGGAGCGGCACTTCAGCCGGGGCCGGGTCGGCCTCTTCTCGGGCAACGCGGCATGAGAGTTCCGATGGCTACGCGCCCCATCCAGCATATCGAGGAAGGCTAGATGGCGC
Protein-coding regions in this window:
- a CDS encoding amino acid ABC transporter permease gives rise to the protein MNFDAAYFWSLLFSTTFVEPALTVVWIAAVSMVIGTLIGTLGGIVLTSPLPILRRIVSGYVMTIRGIPVLVQIVFWYNGLPALTGGAINLPAVAAGIIALGINEGAYMSEIVRSGIQSVERGQREASQALSLGYRSMMTKVILPQAVRIAIPPAGNQVINLIKNTSLLFTIAIPEIFATGTNLFSMNFKYFEVIAVVAIWYLGLALLYGLLQRAMERHFSRGRVGLFSGNAA
- a CDS encoding ABC transporter substrate-binding protein, which gives rise to MLVAGSAVAAQAACPTAPASLVSDGTLTVGILPGGPPMGFLDGSQPKGFDIDLAAAIAEKMCLKVAYVATPFAGMFPAMDSKKYDTISASIGITDARKQKYDFVPVFKGGLRLVVNQNDPVRFKTESDVCGHAVALVAGSTQMAALERVKSKCPADKPMEMKVFTNQTEALNEVAKKAVSAAYVDWPLAAYVVQQRPNDFVEASPVLSGKGPNTQRNRNGLVVRKGETQMHDALAAAFDTVLADGEYDALLKKWNLTDGDIRVEND